Proteins found in one archaeon genomic segment:
- a CDS encoding EamA family transporter, which yields MAKPVKPDSRVLVAFTLVVLFLGVNFVAVRFSNQELPPFWGATLRFAIASAVLFVVVGVRRVPLPKDGAFTGAVLLGATAFGGNFALIYWGLLHVTSATAAIIFATVPAMTFLMAAGAKLEKFRWGALLGAAVALVGIAFIFAEQLGSSYPLGSLVAIFLGAALAAASGVIVKKFPRGHPVSINAVGMSVGTAILFVVSLVSGEHQAYPVMARTWIALGWLVTSSVVAFVLLVWVIYHWTASASSYTSLLSPLVTFVVASAIAGESISLVFLAGSAVVLVGVYLGAIRRGRT from the coding sequence TTGGCGAAGCCAGTCAAGCCCGACAGCCGGGTCCTGGTCGCGTTCACTCTCGTCGTCCTCTTCCTTGGCGTCAACTTCGTCGCTGTCCGGTTCAGCAACCAGGAGCTTCCTCCGTTCTGGGGAGCCACCCTGAGGTTCGCAATCGCATCCGCGGTCCTCTTCGTCGTGGTCGGCGTCAGGAGGGTCCCCCTTCCGAAGGACGGCGCTTTCACCGGAGCCGTCCTGCTCGGCGCGACCGCCTTCGGGGGCAACTTCGCCCTGATCTACTGGGGCCTGCTCCACGTGACCTCGGCCACGGCAGCGATAATCTTCGCCACCGTCCCCGCGATGACCTTCCTGATGGCCGCGGGCGCGAAGCTCGAGAAGTTCAGGTGGGGCGCGCTGCTCGGGGCCGCCGTGGCCCTCGTCGGCATAGCTTTCATCTTCGCTGAGCAGCTCGGCTCCTCGTACCCACTCGGTTCTCTCGTCGCGATCTTCCTCGGGGCGGCATTGGCAGCGGCGAGCGGCGTCATCGTCAAGAAGTTCCCACGGGGACACCCGGTGAGCATCAACGCGGTCGGAATGTCTGTCGGCACCGCGATTCTCTTCGTGGTCTCGCTCGTTTCAGGCGAGCACCAGGCCTACCCCGTCATGGCACGGACCTGGATCGCCCTGGGCTGGCTCGTTACGAGCTCCGTCGTGGCCTTCGTCCTCCTCGTGTGGGTCATCTACCACTGGACTGCCTCCGCCTCATCCTACACTTCCCTGCTCTCCCCTCTCGTCACCTTCGTCGTCGCCTCGGCGATCGCAGGAGAGAGCATCTCACTCGTGTTCCTCGCAGGCAGCGCGGTGGTCCTGGTAGGCGTCTACCTTGGCGCGATAAGGCGTGGACGGACCTAG